A single Notoacmeibacter ruber DNA region contains:
- a CDS encoding DUF2293 domain-containing protein, giving the protein MARTERQKALRADLRLLLPSAPLADFETIYDDASRPHMRELRTGAAAWLAALAHIRHQYTDYDQLRDEGYDRDSALHFVVDDINTVLTRWRATRLLDPSAAFEDGGDANDEEAQPKRRKATKRTEK; this is encoded by the coding sequence ATGGCGCGGACGGAGCGGCAAAAGGCTCTCAGAGCTGATCTTCGTCTTCTTCTCCCCTCGGCTCCGTTGGCCGATTTCGAGACGATCTACGATGATGCCTCGCGGCCTCATATGCGCGAGCTACGGACAGGAGCCGCCGCCTGGCTCGCCGCCCTCGCCCATATCCGCCATCAATATACAGACTACGATCAATTGCGCGACGAGGGCTATGACCGCGACAGCGCCTTGCATTTCGTGGTGGACGACATCAACACCGTGCTGACGCGGTGGCGCGCCACCCGCCTGCTCGATCCCTCTGCGGCTTTTGAAGATGGCGGCGATGCAAACGACGAGGAAGCGCAGCCGAAACGCCGGAAGGCCACGAAGCGAACCGAAAAATAG
- a CDS encoding ArsR/SmtB family transcription factor, producing MAESSRLRILLLLRQGEATVSDLTAILDQSQPRVSRHLKVLMEAGLVGRYQEGAWAYFHLTDDSGARGLCDSVLDTLDETDAQFVADRERLAAIRDSRAARAGAYFAANAEEWDRIRSLHAPDASVEQALKELIGDRPVDTMLDIGTGTGRMITLFSPLFRRAVGIDTSREMLTIARSRLEEAGPVPAQLRQASVFDLPVGPESVDLITIHQVLHYLDQPGRAVQQAAEALRPAGRMAIIDFQSHDLEFLRSEFAHLRLGFSDAQMSEWLDLAGLKVVNRHTIAPSQAGQELTVNIWLAMKEAAGGR from the coding sequence ATGGCGGAATCCAGTCGGCTCCGCATTCTGCTCTTGCTGCGTCAGGGGGAAGCCACCGTTTCGGACCTCACTGCCATTCTCGATCAATCGCAGCCGCGTGTTTCGCGCCATTTGAAGGTGCTTATGGAGGCTGGGCTTGTCGGACGGTATCAGGAGGGTGCGTGGGCTTATTTTCATCTGACCGATGATAGTGGTGCACGGGGCCTCTGCGACAGCGTCCTCGACACACTTGATGAAACGGATGCGCAGTTTGTTGCCGATCGTGAACGTCTTGCTGCTATTCGGGATAGCCGCGCCGCGAGAGCCGGTGCCTATTTTGCCGCCAATGCGGAAGAGTGGGATCGGATTCGATCACTCCACGCGCCGGACGCATCTGTTGAGCAGGCTCTCAAAGAGCTGATCGGGGACCGGCCTGTCGATACCATGCTCGATATCGGGACGGGAACGGGGCGTATGATCACCCTTTTTTCTCCCCTGTTCCGACGAGCGGTCGGCATCGATACGTCGCGGGAAATGCTCACGATTGCCCGCTCGCGGCTTGAGGAGGCAGGGCCCGTTCCGGCGCAGTTGCGCCAGGCCAGCGTTTTTGACCTGCCGGTCGGTCCGGAAAGCGTCGATTTGATCACAATCCACCAGGTTCTTCATTATCTCGATCAACCCGGCCGCGCCGTACAACAGGCGGCTGAGGCCCTGCGGCCGGCGGGCCGCATGGCGATCATCGACTTTCAATCACACGATCTTGAATTTCTACGCTCCGAATTCGCGCATTTGCGGCTTGGTTTTTCGGACGCGCAGATGTCGGAATGGCTGGATCTAGCCGGTCTTAAAGTCGTCAACCGACATACGATCGCGCCCTCCCAGGCGGGGCAGGAGCTGACCGTTAATATCTGGCTGGCGATGAAAGAAGCGGCGGGCGGTCGCTAG
- a CDS encoding pyrophosphate--fructose-6-phosphate 1-phosphotransferase: MMTGKVAMLTAGGLAPCLSSAVGGLIERWSEIAPERELLAYTSGYQGLLTGKSISVSADMRRDAPLLHAMGGSPIGNSRVKLTNAKDCAKRGLVKEGENPLEAAARQLQADGVSVLHTIGGDDTNTAAADLAAYLKENGYDLTVVGLPKTIDNDIVPIRQSLGAWTAAEAGAAFFDHVGNEQSAQPGCLVVHEVMGRHSGWLTAATARAYRARIAGRAYPDNFLMSAALKDLEGVYVPELSIDLESERERLKKVMTDHRFATVFVSEGALVDTIVAEREAAGDDLPRDAFGHVRLDKVNVGEWFAGQLGPSIGADKVLVQKSGYFARSAPANTDDLRLIKGMVDHAVTSALDGVSGVVGHDLEAGNRLRTIEFPRIGGGKAFDPTVEWFTTMLAEIGQPSSR; encoded by the coding sequence ATCATGACAGGAAAAGTGGCGATGTTGACGGCTGGCGGTTTGGCCCCATGCCTGTCTTCAGCGGTTGGCGGACTTATCGAACGCTGGAGCGAGATCGCTCCCGAGCGCGAACTGCTCGCCTACACCTCCGGTTATCAGGGCCTGCTGACGGGAAAGAGCATCTCTGTTTCGGCCGATATGCGACGCGACGCCCCCTTGCTCCACGCCATGGGCGGATCGCCGATCGGCAATTCGCGCGTCAAGCTGACCAATGCCAAGGACTGTGCCAAACGCGGTCTGGTCAAGGAGGGGGAGAACCCGCTTGAGGCCGCCGCCCGACAGCTTCAGGCCGATGGGGTCTCCGTGCTTCACACCATCGGTGGCGACGACACCAATACCGCCGCGGCCGATCTGGCCGCTTATCTCAAGGAGAATGGCTACGATCTGACGGTTGTCGGCCTACCCAAGACGATCGACAACGACATCGTTCCGATCCGGCAATCTCTCGGCGCCTGGACGGCCGCCGAGGCGGGCGCCGCCTTCTTCGACCACGTCGGCAATGAACAGAGCGCCCAGCCGGGCTGCCTCGTCGTCCACGAAGTGATGGGCCGTCATTCCGGCTGGCTGACGGCGGCCACGGCAAGGGCCTATCGAGCCCGGATAGCCGGCCGTGCCTATCCCGACAATTTCCTGATGAGTGCCGCGCTCAAGGATCTGGAAGGCGTATACGTCCCGGAACTGTCGATTGATCTTGAGTCCGAGCGTGAACGCCTCAAGAAGGTGATGACCGATCATCGCTTCGCGACCGTCTTTGTCTCCGAGGGCGCGTTGGTCGATACGATCGTCGCCGAGCGCGAGGCGGCGGGTGACGATCTGCCGCGTGATGCATTCGGCCATGTTCGGCTGGATAAGGTCAATGTCGGCGAATGGTTCGCCGGACAGCTCGGGCCGTCCATCGGCGCCGACAAGGTGCTCGTGCAAAAGAGCGGCTACTTCGCACGATCCGCCCCTGCCAACACCGACGATTTGCGACTTATCAAGGGGATGGTCGACCACGCGGTCACCTCTGCGCTTGATGGCGTAAGCGGCGTCGTGGGCCATGATCTGGAAGCGGGAAACCGTCTTCGGACCATCGAATTTCCGCGTATCGGCGGCGGCAAGGCCTTCGACCCGACGGTGGAATGGTTCACGACGATGCTCGCGGAGATAGGCCAGCCCTCATCGCGCTGA
- a CDS encoding sugar phosphorylase, whose protein sequence is MGEVVRMDQATSSEEIEIQDDLLEAFPTLLVKRLDYHLSFLYPHQDIPALTRRLLDAFWPADKRVLCRPQRRRVSAPSWSERDAILITYGNTLQDGEHPPLHILDDFLTRHVGSVINGAHVLPFFPWTSDDGFAVVDYTRVNSELGSWQDMGRIASHHKLMADLVLNHVSALHPWFVQFLQGQEPGRDYFRTVEPGTDVSDVVRPRPQPLLQSFETSEGEKHVWCTFSRDQVDLNFANPDVLLEFIRIVRLFLNEGVRIIRLDAVAFIWKEIGTKCVHLPQTHEIVRLMRTLSDYSREAMVIITETNVPNRENISYFGASNEAHAVYNFALPPLMLHALTTGDAKQLTLWQRHQPPAPAGSFYFNFTASHDGIGVRAAEGYLTDEQVTDMIGSVSEVGGEVSMRALPDGSKKPYEINVSLWDAMKAGPGGHAYQFDRFMVNQTIQMALEGIPGIYIHSLLATPNDKERMERTGTKRALNRHIWDYRELEDLLSQPDSDQSKVFAEMKRRIGIRTRQPAFHPNATQMTLDLGPGLFSLWRQSRDRTQSIHAVHSVSNEPQSIPFNRLNLIMDEPVIDLLSGRRYEEGEETLTLAPYQCVWIANRRG, encoded by the coding sequence ATGGGTGAAGTGGTTAGGATGGATCAGGCGACAAGTTCGGAGGAGATCGAAATCCAGGACGATCTGTTGGAAGCCTTCCCAACCCTTCTGGTCAAGCGACTCGACTATCACCTGTCGTTTCTTTATCCGCACCAGGATATACCGGCGCTGACCCGGCGTCTGCTCGACGCGTTCTGGCCTGCCGATAAACGGGTTCTCTGCCGCCCGCAGCGCCGCCGCGTCTCCGCCCCATCATGGAGCGAACGCGACGCCATTCTCATCACCTACGGCAATACGCTGCAGGATGGTGAGCACCCGCCGCTTCATATCCTTGATGATTTTCTCACCCGCCATGTCGGTAGCGTCATCAACGGCGCTCACGTGCTTCCGTTCTTTCCATGGACCAGCGATGACGGTTTTGCCGTGGTCGATTACACGCGTGTCAATTCGGAACTCGGAAGCTGGCAGGATATGGGGCGCATTGCGAGCCACCATAAGCTGATGGCCGATCTCGTCCTCAATCATGTTTCCGCGCTGCATCCGTGGTTCGTCCAGTTCCTGCAAGGACAGGAGCCGGGCCGCGATTACTTCCGGACCGTCGAGCCCGGGACCGATGTTTCAGACGTGGTGCGTCCCCGCCCTCAGCCTCTCCTGCAGAGTTTCGAGACAAGCGAGGGCGAGAAGCATGTCTGGTGCACATTCTCCCGGGATCAGGTCGATCTGAATTTTGCCAATCCGGACGTGCTGCTCGAATTTATCCGGATTGTCCGGCTGTTTCTAAACGAGGGTGTTCGGATCATACGGCTGGACGCCGTTGCCTTCATCTGGAAGGAGATCGGAACGAAATGCGTCCATCTGCCGCAGACGCATGAGATCGTGCGGCTGATGCGGACCCTCTCCGACTACAGTCGCGAAGCGATGGTCATCATCACCGAGACCAATGTTCCAAACCGTGAGAATATTTCTTATTTCGGTGCCAGCAACGAGGCGCATGCGGTTTATAACTTTGCCTTGCCGCCATTGATGTTGCATGCGCTGACCACCGGCGATGCCAAGCAATTGACACTCTGGCAGCGTCATCAGCCGCCAGCGCCGGCCGGCAGCTTCTATTTCAACTTCACCGCCAGTCACGACGGGATCGGCGTGCGCGCGGCGGAAGGGTATCTGACGGACGAGCAGGTGACGGACATGATCGGCTCTGTCTCCGAGGTGGGCGGAGAGGTTTCGATGCGCGCCTTGCCGGACGGCTCGAAAAAACCTTACGAAATCAATGTTTCCTTGTGGGACGCCATGAAAGCCGGACCCGGCGGGCACGCGTACCAATTCGACCGCTTCATGGTGAACCAGACAATCCAGATGGCGCTGGAGGGTATTCCCGGCATCTACATTCATTCCCTCCTCGCGACGCCAAACGACAAGGAACGCATGGAGCGGACCGGAACCAAACGCGCCCTCAACAGGCATATCTGGGATTATCGAGAACTGGAGGATCTGCTCAGCCAGCCGGATAGCGATCAGTCCAAGGTTTTCGCGGAGATGAAGCGGCGCATTGGCATCCGTACCCGGCAGCCAGCCTTCCATCCTAACGCCACACAGATGACGCTCGATCTGGGGCCGGGCCTCTTTTCGCTCTGGCGTCAGTCACGCGACCGCACGCAATCGATCCATGCGGTGCATTCGGTCAGCAATGAGCCGCAGAGCATTCCCTTCAACAGGCTCAATCTCATCATGGACGAGCCTGTGATCGACCTTCTATCAGGCCGCCGATATGAAGAGGGAGAAGAGACGCTGACGCTGGCGCCTTATCAGTGCGTCTGGATCGCCAATCGTCGCGGATGA
- the tsaA gene encoding tRNA (N6-threonylcarbamoyladenosine(37)-N6)-methyltransferase TrmO yields MAEFEQRQGEARLPFDPAERKPDAGLVFIGKVSSPWLRREDCPKNLRQARERDRTASIIIEEPYRPALAGLRAGDYCHVLSWLHHAPRDLISQKPRHLETAKGTFALRSPVRPNPIGLHTVRIVSLDHQRGTIEMDAIDLLDGTPVLDLKPYYPSIDAFAEASGGAKD; encoded by the coding sequence ATGGCCGAATTCGAACAGCGTCAGGGCGAAGCGCGACTGCCGTTTGACCCGGCTGAGCGCAAGCCGGATGCAGGACTGGTCTTCATCGGAAAGGTCTCATCGCCTTGGCTCCGCCGCGAGGATTGTCCGAAAAACCTTCGTCAGGCCCGTGAGCGGGACCGTACCGCCAGCATTATCATCGAAGAGCCTTACCGCCCTGCCCTCGCCGGGCTCCGAGCCGGCGATTATTGCCATGTCTTGAGCTGGCTCCATCACGCGCCCCGCGACCTCATCAGCCAGAAGCCGAGACATCTCGAGACTGCAAAAGGTACGTTTGCCCTTCGTTCACCGGTGCGGCCCAATCCGATCGGCCTGCATACGGTCAGGATCGTCTCGCTGGATCACCAGAGGGGAACGATCGAGATGGACGCCATCGATCTGCTGGACGGAACGCCTGTCCTGGATCTCAAACCCTATTATCCCTCAATCGATGCCTTCGCCGAGGCATCCGGCGGAGCCAAAGACTGA
- a CDS encoding cation:proton antiporter yields the protein MDEHHIAFPLIDVALVIAVATILGLGLMRMRQPPLVGFILAGLLMGPTALGFIRTSESVNALAEMGVLVLLFFIGLEISLKAFVLSLRPAVLIATGQLVAGLLVGFLIAWAGEATTAEGIILGFIIALSSTVVAMKMLDDMDELRGDAGRIAIAILIAQDIAVVPMLIIIGALGRGEASMFLLIVKVLAAVTVLAVVLWWLGKRGKLRFPFTSAIEGNVEMLALGALAICFGGAAVSGYSGLSPAYGAFLAGLLLGNSTLRAKVIPVIEPIQSVLLVVFFLSIGLLIDLNYIWSNLALVVGTSLAVIAAKSLLNIQLLALTGHDRETALIAGLSTAQIGEFSFVLATTGLSAGALGYDFYRLAIAVTAVTLLVSPAWTFLMHRVENLATEGYWNYREGLQLFLSEDRARRGRRFYGMRVRWRAGRYAFRKRQRIRREMRDLKRQARISQQPQGRDH from the coding sequence ATGGATGAACATCATATCGCCTTCCCGCTGATCGATGTGGCGCTGGTCATCGCCGTGGCCACCATTCTCGGCCTTGGGCTGATGCGGATGCGTCAGCCGCCGCTCGTCGGGTTCATTCTGGCGGGTCTGCTGATGGGGCCGACCGCGCTCGGCTTCATCCGCACCTCCGAATCGGTCAACGCGCTGGCCGAGATGGGCGTGCTGGTTCTGCTCTTCTTCATAGGCCTCGAAATTTCGCTGAAGGCGTTCGTTCTCAGTCTGCGGCCCGCCGTGCTGATCGCGACCGGGCAGCTGGTCGCCGGTCTGCTGGTCGGTTTTTTGATCGCATGGGCGGGGGAGGCGACGACGGCGGAAGGCATCATTCTCGGCTTCATCATCGCGCTCTCATCCACCGTGGTCGCCATGAAGATGCTCGACGACATGGACGAACTGCGCGGCGACGCCGGGCGGATCGCAATCGCCATTCTGATCGCGCAGGATATCGCCGTCGTGCCGATGTTGATTATCATTGGCGCGCTTGGTCGGGGCGAGGCCTCGATGTTTCTTCTGATCGTCAAGGTGCTGGCCGCCGTCACCGTCCTGGCGGTTGTCCTCTGGTGGCTCGGCAAGCGAGGCAAGCTGCGCTTTCCTTTCACCTCGGCGATCGAGGGCAATGTCGAGATGCTGGCGCTCGGTGCGCTGGCGATCTGTTTTGGCGGCGCAGCCGTCTCGGGCTATAGTGGCCTTTCTCCGGCCTATGGGGCGTTTCTGGCCGGCCTGCTGCTTGGCAACTCCACGCTGCGGGCTAAGGTGATCCCTGTCATCGAGCCGATTCAGAGCGTGCTGCTGGTCGTCTTCTTTCTGTCGATCGGCCTTCTGATCGATCTGAATTACATCTGGTCCAACCTTGCGCTCGTCGTCGGAACGTCGCTTGCCGTCATTGCAGCAAAGAGCCTGCTCAACATTCAGTTGCTGGCGCTGACCGGCCATGATCGCGAAACGGCGCTGATCGCTGGCCTCTCGACGGCACAGATCGGGGAGTTTTCTTTCGTGTTGGCGACGACAGGTCTCTCCGCCGGTGCGCTGGGCTACGATTTCTACCGGCTGGCTATCGCCGTCACGGCTGTCACGCTTCTCGTCTCACCAGCCTGGACGTTCCTGATGCACCGCGTCGAGAATCTCGCAACCGAGGGCTACTGGAACTACAGGGAAGGGCTTCAACTCTTTCTTTCGGAAGACCGCGCGCGCCGCGGGCGACGCTTCTACGGGATGCGCGTGCGTTGGAGGGCGGGACGCTATGCTTTTCGCAAGCGCCAGCGCATCCGCCGCGAGATGCGCGATTTGAAACGTCAGGCCCGCATCAGCCAACAGCCTCAAGGTCGAGACCACTGA
- a CDS encoding lytic transglycosylase domain-containing protein codes for MFGKSFCAAIALAFLSACTTANRESVANMSVSETESEPTVQADASGREELEPLISHYAEKYEIPESLLHRVVTRESRYNPQARNGPYWGLMQVRHDTAQSMGYQGPASGLLDPSTNLEYAGRYLRGAWLLADGSESRAVGLYASGYYYVAKKRGMLCETGLRNC; via the coding sequence ATGTTTGGTAAGAGTTTCTGTGCGGCCATCGCGCTCGCATTTCTTTCGGCTTGCACGACAGCGAACCGAGAGTCGGTTGCGAACATGTCGGTCTCCGAGACGGAAAGCGAGCCGACCGTGCAAGCCGATGCGTCCGGTCGCGAAGAACTGGAGCCGTTGATCTCGCATTACGCGGAGAAGTACGAGATCCCGGAATCCTTGCTGCACCGCGTAGTCACTCGTGAGAGCCGCTACAATCCACAGGCGCGCAACGGCCCTTATTGGGGGCTCATGCAAGTCCGACACGACACGGCGCAGAGCATGGGTTATCAAGGGCCGGCGAGCGGGCTGCTCGATCCCTCAACCAATCTGGAATATGCGGGACGTTATCTCCGCGGCGCGTGGCTTCTGGCCGATGGCAGCGAAAGCCGCGCTGTCGGCCTCTATGCCTCCGGCTATTATTACGTGGCCAAGAAGCGGGGAATGCTATGCGAGACCGGCCTGCGCAACTGCTGA
- a CDS encoding DMT family transporter, translating into MTDRQMSAREWMKLIILSVLWGGTFVLTVVALKGFVPVALVAWRLAIAAITLLLICSLWRISLRPLFQCGRRLVLLAILNNAIPFFLISTGQTEIGAGLASIFNSTTPLWTALIATYVVGRETLKGLKLAGIIIGIVGVATLVGPAALAGLGGPPWAMACLVGAAISYGFGANLARGFGDIPPILIATGQCACSSVIVMAAALFTVGPEGLVTENVAAIASIVTIGTLMTAGAYLLYFDLIAKAGATNGSLVTVLIPISAILAGVFFFGETMTANGWLGFGLITSGLLMIDGRIFRRAPRRVPPTP; encoded by the coding sequence ATGACCGACAGACAAATGTCGGCGCGCGAATGGATGAAACTCATCATCCTTTCGGTGCTCTGGGGTGGAACATTCGTGCTGACGGTCGTGGCGCTCAAAGGCTTCGTCCCGGTGGCGCTTGTCGCATGGCGACTTGCCATTGCGGCCATCACGCTCTTGCTCATCTGCTCGCTCTGGCGAATTTCCCTGCGCCCTCTTTTCCAATGCGGAAGACGCCTCGTTCTGCTGGCCATCCTCAACAATGCAATCCCCTTCTTTCTGATCAGTACGGGCCAGACCGAAATCGGCGCTGGACTGGCATCGATCTTCAATTCCACGACCCCGTTATGGACGGCATTGATCGCCACCTATGTCGTTGGCCGTGAAACCTTGAAGGGATTGAAACTGGCCGGAATCATCATCGGGATCGTAGGCGTCGCCACGCTGGTGGGGCCCGCGGCGCTCGCGGGGCTCGGCGGTCCGCCCTGGGCAATGGCCTGTCTTGTCGGTGCTGCCATTTCCTATGGTTTCGGTGCCAATCTGGCGCGAGGTTTCGGCGACATACCGCCCATCCTCATTGCGACCGGCCAATGCGCCTGTTCGAGCGTGATCGTCATGGCCGCAGCGCTCTTCACGGTCGGACCGGAGGGGCTGGTCACTGAGAATGTTGCGGCCATTGCCTCGATCGTCACGATCGGCACCCTGATGACCGCTGGCGCCTATCTGCTCTATTTCGACCTCATCGCAAAAGCTGGTGCGACCAATGGCTCCCTCGTTACCGTCCTCATTCCGATAAGCGCCATTCTGGCAGGCGTCTTCTTCTTCGGCGAAACAATGACGGCGAATGGATGGCTCGGCTTCGGTCTCATTACGTCGGGACTACTGATGATCGATGGTCGCATTTTTCGGAGAGCGCCGCGCCGCGTACCGCCTACCCCGTGA
- a CDS encoding HAD-IIB family hydrolase: protein MTQCGIVSVMIVFTDLDGTLLDHSSYSYEPALPAVHRLQTSDIPIIPATSKTAAEVAPLMEEIGLRGPAIVENGGGVLTAKEPARPSEDYLTVREKLNQLPASLRSRFTGFGDLGDEGIAKATGLPLDAARRAGKRQFTEPGTFEGSDDDLREFLDTLNSLGISAKRGGRFLTLSHGRHSKADRVPGICETLEASGPVIALGDAPNDRAMLEAAEIAIVVKNPDHDGIEIAELANRRVIYTNQPGPAGWNQAIQSILDEYGI, encoded by the coding sequence ATGACGCAGTGCGGTATAGTGTCGGTCATGATCGTTTTTACCGACCTCGACGGCACCCTTCTGGACCATTCCAGCTATTCCTACGAGCCAGCTCTTCCCGCTGTTCATCGCCTCCAGACGAGCGACATTCCCATCATTCCCGCCACGTCCAAGACCGCAGCGGAAGTCGCTCCGCTGATGGAGGAGATCGGGCTGAGAGGACCAGCGATCGTGGAAAATGGCGGCGGTGTTCTGACCGCCAAGGAACCCGCGCGCCCGAGTGAGGACTATCTGACCGTTCGCGAGAAACTGAACCAGTTGCCCGCCTCACTGCGATCACGGTTCACCGGCTTTGGGGACCTCGGCGATGAAGGGATCGCCAAAGCCACCGGCTTGCCGCTCGATGCTGCACGGCGCGCTGGCAAACGTCAGTTTACCGAGCCGGGCACGTTCGAAGGAAGCGATGACGATCTTCGTGAATTCCTCGATACGCTGAACAGCCTTGGCATTTCCGCCAAGAGGGGCGGTCGGTTTCTGACCCTTTCCCATGGACGGCACAGCAAGGCGGATCGCGTTCCCGGCATCTGCGAAACGCTTGAGGCGAGCGGCCCCGTGATTGCGCTGGGTGACGCGCCAAACGACAGGGCGATGCTGGAAGCTGCTGAGATTGCCATTGTCGTAAAGAACCCGGACCATGATGGAATCGAGATCGCCGAACTGGCAAACCGCCGCGTCATTTATACGAACCAGCCCGGCCCTGCAGGATGGAACCAAGCCATTCAAAGCATTCTGGACGAATACGGGATATAA
- a CDS encoding glycoside hydrolase family 25 protein, with amino-acid sequence MSGRRLISSLAVIGAILSSATLSACSSTDTLGALSLAEPPRSGAKGLRFDDHDPFDFTGTAPWHHTVHGVDVAKYQNKVDWPRVKGSGISFAFIKATEGGDRVDSRFRENWATTQAIGLPRGAYHFFYWCRSGGEQADWFIQNVPHETGALPPVLDAEWNPDSPTCPNKVPPAQARKMLKDFIAKVSRRYRKTPIIYTTVDFYHDNDLARLDNVQFWLRSTAGHPSEKYPGQHWTFWQYTGTGKVPGIDTPADINVFRGSQSDFRQWVSDNS; translated from the coding sequence ATGTCCGGCCGCCGCCTGATTTCCTCGCTTGCCGTAATCGGCGCAATCCTGTCCTCAGCCACGCTCTCAGCTTGCAGTTCCACCGATACCCTCGGGGCTCTCTCGCTGGCCGAGCCACCACGAAGCGGCGCAAAAGGGCTGCGTTTCGACGATCACGACCCGTTTGATTTTACCGGCACCGCACCCTGGCATCATACGGTGCATGGGGTCGATGTGGCCAAATATCAGAACAAGGTCGACTGGCCCCGCGTAAAAGGCTCCGGCATTTCGTTCGCCTTCATCAAGGCGACCGAAGGCGGCGATCGCGTGGATAGCCGCTTTCGTGAAAACTGGGCGACGACACAGGCGATTGGCCTGCCGCGCGGCGCGTATCATTTCTTCTATTGGTGCCGCTCCGGCGGCGAGCAGGCGGACTGGTTTATCCAGAACGTCCCGCACGAAACGGGCGCATTACCACCGGTACTCGACGCAGAGTGGAACCCTGACAGCCCGACCTGCCCCAATAAGGTGCCGCCGGCTCAGGCGCGGAAAATGCTGAAGGACTTCATCGCCAAGGTCAGCCGCCGCTACCGAAAGACGCCCATCATCTACACGACGGTCGACTTCTATCACGACAATGATCTCGCCCGGCTGGACAATGTCCAGTTCTGGTTGCGTTCAACGGCGGGCCATCCTTCCGAGAAGTACCCGGGCCAGCACTGGACCTTCTGGCAATACACCGGAACGGGAAAGGTGCCCGGAATCGACACGCCGGCCGACATCAATGTCTTTCGCGGCTCGCAATCCGATTTCCGTCAGTGGGTCTCTGACAACAGCTGA
- a CDS encoding glycosyl transferase, translating to MSDFHQTGAITTFHNVTRREEDGLIEEVARYAKFRPVTLVLPSLFSELEGAALEKIVDTLIEMPWINNIYVGLDRASEEEFRYAKNFFSRLPQHHRVLWNDGPRMQAIHEKLAGENVAPTELGKGRNAWYLMGYAQAVPRGSQVLALHDCDILTYNAALLARLLYPVIHPDFKFVFSKGFYGRVAEGKFNGRVARLLVAPLLQALDLVIGPHNFTRYLAAFRYPLSGEFAMKMDIVPDVRIPSDWGLEIGFLSEVRRNANQGQIAQVDIADIYDHKHQALSEDDATSGLSRMSTDIVKAILRKLATEGVVISESTLRALKASYYRTALDMMEAYAADAVFNGARVDRHQEEKAVELFASNIMEAGEVFLRDPSSTPFIPNWRRIKSVYPNIFHDLAEAVKDDMEEI from the coding sequence TTGAGCGATTTTCACCAGACGGGTGCGATCACCACTTTTCATAATGTCACTCGCCGAGAGGAAGACGGCCTCATTGAGGAAGTCGCCCGCTACGCAAAATTCCGCCCCGTTACGCTGGTTCTTCCCTCACTGTTCTCCGAGCTTGAAGGCGCAGCGCTCGAAAAGATTGTCGATACGCTCATCGAGATGCCGTGGATCAACAATATTTATGTGGGCCTGGATCGGGCGAGCGAGGAGGAATTCCGCTACGCCAAAAACTTCTTCTCGCGGCTGCCGCAGCACCATCGGGTGCTCTGGAACGACGGCCCGCGAATGCAGGCCATTCACGAAAAGCTGGCTGGCGAAAACGTTGCACCGACAGAACTCGGAAAGGGTCGCAACGCCTGGTATCTGATGGGTTATGCGCAGGCCGTTCCGCGTGGGAGCCAGGTTCTGGCTCTACATGATTGCGACATTCTCACCTACAACGCCGCACTCCTGGCGCGGCTCCTTTATCCGGTCATCCATCCCGATTTCAAATTCGTCTTCTCCAAGGGATTCTATGGCCGCGTCGCCGAGGGCAAGTTCAACGGGCGGGTCGCGCGCCTGCTCGTCGCACCTCTTCTTCAGGCTCTCGACCTGGTGATCGGCCCGCACAATTTCACACGCTACCTCGCAGCGTTCCGCTATCCACTCTCCGGCGAATTCGCGATGAAGATGGACATCGTTCCAGACGTTCGCATTCCTTCGGACTGGGGTCTGGAGATCGGGTTCCTGTCCGAGGTTCGGCGTAACGCCAATCAGGGTCAGATCGCGCAGGTCGATATCGCCGATATCTACGATCACAAACATCAGGCTCTGTCGGAAGACGATGCCACCAGCGGCCTGTCGCGCATGAGCACCGATATCGTGAAGGCCATCCTGCGCAAGCTGGCGACAGAGGGCGTGGTGATCAGCGAAAGCACCTTGCGGGCACTGAAGGCGAGCTATTACCGAACCGCCCTCGACATGATGGAAGCCTATGCGGCCGACGCGGTTTTCAACGGCGCTCGGGTCGATCGCCATCAGGAGGAAAAGGCGGTCGAACTCTTCGCCAGCAACATCATGGAAGCGGGAGAGGTCTTTCTGCGTGACCCGTCCTCAACGCCGTTCATACCCAACTGGCGGCGGATCAAATCCGTTTATCCCAATATTTTCCATGATCTGGCCGAGGCCGTCAAAGATGATATGGAAGAGATTTGA